One genomic window of Geoanaerobacter pelophilus includes the following:
- a CDS encoding molybdopterin oxidoreductase family protein, translated as MPSTIVRSACPYDCPDTCGILATIENGQVIAVSGDPDHPYSKGTLCAKMNNYERTVHSPDRLTTPLVRSGPKGSGQFRPISWDEAIAMIAEKWRGIIAAHGAEAILPYSYAGTMGIIQRNSGHSFFHRLGASRLDRTICSPAKDEGWRAVMGNTPAVDPDSITESDLVILWGIDAAATSVHFLHRAAQAKKRGAKLLVIDTYLTRTAAAADHAFLVRPGSDGALALGIMHILDRDNRIDRDFIKDNVQGFPELASHILPEYSPDKVSALTGISVREIEQLAATYGQANAPLIRLGSGLSRYGNGAMTIRTIACLPALTGAYAKPGGGCFGGTATSGAFAMNEITREDFMARPTRIVNMNRLGEALNNLSDPPVMSLYVYHSNPAAITPDQNSVIKGLSREELFTVVHERFLTDTARYADLVLPATSSMEHSDIYRSYGSYCIQRAIAAIPPVGASKSNWEVFALLAGELGFEQSFFRQSTDELIDKVMSGDSPWTNNIETGIINSGKGVRLTVPSDPSRPYLTPSGKIELLNPTLANPLPHYLPPHAAEDPGQFWLMTAPAFYGLNSSFFEREELRSKQGGMRIIINPQDAADLGISDGSVVTAWNSYGEVDFILGLSEKVPSSIAVTEGAWWIAHSPGRRTVNALTSQRLTDMGRGSTFYDNRVDIRGKT; from the coding sequence ATGCCCAGCACCATAGTACGATCTGCCTGCCCTTACGATTGTCCCGATACCTGCGGAATCCTCGCCACCATTGAAAACGGGCAGGTAATTGCGGTTTCTGGCGACCCTGATCACCCCTACAGCAAGGGAACGCTTTGCGCCAAAATGAATAATTATGAGCGCACCGTGCACTCACCGGATCGCTTGACCACTCCCCTTGTCCGCTCCGGCCCCAAGGGAAGCGGGCAATTCCGGCCGATTTCCTGGGATGAGGCGATTGCCATGATCGCTGAAAAATGGCGAGGAATTATCGCCGCCCATGGAGCAGAAGCCATACTCCCCTATTCCTATGCCGGTACCATGGGGATTATCCAGAGAAACAGCGGCCACTCGTTTTTCCACCGCCTCGGTGCCAGCAGGCTTGACAGAACTATCTGCTCTCCGGCCAAAGACGAGGGATGGCGAGCGGTCATGGGCAATACGCCGGCTGTTGATCCAGACAGCATAACTGAGAGCGACCTGGTGATCCTGTGGGGGATCGATGCCGCCGCCACCAGCGTGCATTTCCTTCACCGGGCGGCACAGGCAAAGAAACGAGGCGCAAAGCTCTTGGTGATCGACACCTATCTAACCCGAACTGCAGCAGCCGCTGACCACGCATTTCTGGTTCGTCCCGGCTCCGACGGGGCATTGGCCTTGGGAATCATGCATATTCTCGACAGAGACAATCGCATCGACCGGGATTTCATAAAAGACAACGTACAGGGCTTTCCGGAACTGGCCAGCCATATCCTACCCGAATACTCGCCAGACAAGGTCAGCGCCCTCACTGGCATTAGTGTCCGGGAGATAGAGCAACTTGCAGCAACATATGGGCAGGCAAATGCTCCGCTCATAAGGCTTGGTAGTGGCTTGTCCCGTTATGGCAACGGGGCCATGACCATCAGAACCATCGCCTGCCTGCCGGCATTGACCGGAGCTTACGCCAAGCCCGGCGGAGGCTGTTTCGGCGGCACCGCCACTTCCGGCGCCTTTGCCATGAACGAGATCACCAGGGAAGATTTCATGGCCCGGCCAACCAGGATTGTGAACATGAACCGGTTGGGAGAGGCCTTGAACAATCTTTCCGATCCGCCGGTTATGTCGCTCTATGTCTATCACTCCAACCCTGCGGCAATCACCCCTGACCAAAACAGTGTCATAAAAGGCCTTAGCCGTGAAGAGCTCTTTACTGTGGTGCATGAGCGGTTCTTGACCGACACTGCCCGATATGCCGATCTGGTGCTTCCGGCAACCTCTTCCATGGAACATAGCGATATCTACCGATCATACGGGAGTTACTGCATCCAGCGAGCAATAGCGGCAATTCCCCCGGTCGGCGCAAGCAAATCCAACTGGGAGGTCTTTGCCCTGCTAGCCGGGGAACTGGGATTTGAGCAATCATTTTTTCGGCAGAGCACCGACGAACTTATCGATAAAGTCATGTCCGGCGATTCCCCCTGGACGAACAACATCGAGACAGGCATCATCAATTCCGGCAAAGGAGTTCGCCTCACCGTGCCCAGCGACCCATCTCGCCCTTATCTGACCCCTTCCGGCAAAATCGAACTGCTGAACCCAACCCTTGCCAATCCGTTGCCACACTACTTGCCTCCCCATGCAGCAGAAGATCCGGGGCAGTTCTGGCTCATGACAGCTCCGGCCTTTTATGGCCTGAACTCTTCATTTTTCGAGCGCGAAGAACTGCGCAGCAAGCAGGGGGGGATGCGGATCATCATCAATCCCCAAGATGCAGCCGATCTCGGGATTAGTGACGGTTCCGTCGTCACAGCATGGAATTCGTACGGTGAAGTCGATTTCATTCTGGGGCTGAGCGAAAAGGTGCCAAGCAGTATTGCAGTGACTGAAGGGGCCTGGTGGATCGCTCATTCTCCGGGGAGGAGAACGGTAAATGCCCTTACTTCGCAGCGACTTACGGACATGGGTCGGGGGAGCACCTTCTACGACAACCGGGTTGATATCAGGGGGAAGACCTGA
- a CDS encoding response regulator, with amino-acid sequence MSVPKVLLVDDVKLLLELEKNFLKHSSVRVLTAGNGEEALEIARKEHPDLIYMDLNMPKMDGKSCCAILKADPELRSIPVIMVTTAGSQVDELRCREAGCDDYLTKPIDRRLFLAKGRSFVPAIDRREPRVSCMAEVALVNGVVIGSASCSDISVGGLYIAAENKPKTDHELQISFTLPGSGLKIKAKGRVAWDNSGNPRSKPKLPSGFGVEFTEIDTDAIKEIKSYVEGQHIKNG; translated from the coding sequence ATGTCTGTTCCCAAAGTTCTTCTCGTTGATGACGTCAAGCTGCTTCTTGAGCTGGAAAAGAATTTCCTAAAGCATTCCTCGGTTCGCGTATTGACCGCCGGCAATGGCGAAGAAGCACTGGAGATCGCCAGAAAAGAACATCCGGACCTCATTTACATGGACCTGAACATGCCGAAGATGGACGGTAAAAGCTGCTGTGCCATCCTCAAGGCAGACCCCGAACTGCGCTCCATTCCGGTGATAATGGTGACCACTGCCGGTAGTCAGGTTGACGAACTGCGCTGTCGCGAAGCAGGTTGCGACGACTATCTCACCAAGCCGATTGATCGCCGGCTTTTTCTCGCAAAAGGGCGCAGCTTTGTTCCGGCAATAGACCGCCGAGAGCCGCGAGTCTCCTGCATGGCCGAGGTTGCCCTGGTAAACGGAGTTGTGATCGGCAGCGCCAGCTGTTCGGATATAAGTGTCGGTGGCCTGTACATTGCTGCTGAGAACAAACCGAAAACCGACCATGAGCTGCAAATCTCTTTTACCCTCCCTGGAAGCGGTCTCAAGATCAAGGCAAAAGGGCGTGTCGCCTGGGACAATAGCGGCAACCCCAGGAGCAAACCGAAGCTTCCGTCCGGATTCGGTGTTGAGTTCACCGAAATCGATACTGATGCCATAAAAGAGATCAAGAGTTATGTGGAAGGTCAACACATCAAGAATGGTTGA
- a CDS encoding glycosyltransferase, whose protein sequence is MTDQRTQPELSIIVPTLDERGTIAELLAMIARQQEVDFEVIISDGGSTDGTADWAAEIASQYRIPLKLVAGGKGRGAQLNEGVAASSGSYLLFLHADSSFEDRFALRKGVDTVAHCQDKAIAAKFALRFAKGAASPSLGYYYYETKGRLLRPECSHGDQGLIMSRDCFALLGPCEVFPAMLAETRLADKIRHNGRLLLIPAEIFTSARRFESEGLPQRQTVNAILLNCANQGWDAPFLAIAELYRSQSCTGKLQLYPLFASIRKLISSLPPHERYRFWKDTGSYVRYNAWQIAFFLDVRRNFKKGGPPSQGSTPILDRYDRFIAPILDNQFFNLLATVLTWAWFNLTRLQSLVFRS, encoded by the coding sequence ATGACAGACCAAAGAACGCAACCAGAACTGTCCATTATCGTTCCTACGCTCGACGAGAGAGGTACAATTGCCGAGCTGTTGGCCATGATAGCAAGACAGCAAGAGGTCGATTTCGAGGTCATCATCAGTGACGGCGGCTCCACTGACGGTACTGCCGATTGGGCAGCGGAAATAGCATCTCAGTACCGCATCCCGCTGAAGCTGGTCGCCGGCGGTAAGGGGCGCGGCGCCCAGTTGAATGAAGGCGTTGCCGCGAGCAGCGGGTCGTATCTCCTGTTCCTGCATGCTGACTCCAGCTTCGAAGACCGGTTTGCGCTGCGAAAAGGGGTCGACACCGTTGCCCACTGCCAGGACAAAGCCATTGCCGCAAAATTCGCCCTCAGATTTGCCAAGGGAGCCGCCTCTCCCTCCCTTGGCTACTATTATTACGAAACAAAAGGTCGACTGCTGCGCCCGGAATGCAGCCACGGCGACCAGGGGTTGATAATGTCCAGGGACTGCTTTGCGCTGCTGGGTCCTTGTGAAGTATTCCCTGCGATGCTTGCAGAAACCCGCCTAGCAGACAAGATCCGGCACAACGGCAGGCTGCTCCTGATCCCGGCCGAGATCTTCACCTCAGCACGGCGCTTCGAAAGCGAAGGTTTGCCTCAGAGGCAAACGGTCAACGCGATCCTGCTGAACTGCGCCAACCAGGGTTGGGATGCCCCATTCCTGGCCATAGCCGAGCTGTACCGAAGCCAGTCGTGTACCGGGAAGCTGCAGCTCTACCCGCTGTTTGCATCGATCAGAAAGCTCATCTCGTCACTTCCGCCCCATGAGCGATACCGCTTCTGGAAAGACACCGGCTCGTATGTGCGTTACAACGCCTGGCAGATCGCGTTTTTTCTTGATGTCCGGCGGAATTTCAAAAAAGGAGGGCCCCCCAGCCAAGGCTCAACCCCGATTCTCGACCGGTACGATCGGTTTATCGCTCCAATACTGGACAACCAGTTCTTCAACCTGCTGGCAACCGTTCTGACCTGGGCCTGGTTCAACCTCACCAGGCTGCAGTCTCTGGTGTTCCGAAGCTGA
- the recQ gene encoding DNA helicase RecQ, whose protein sequence is MSPKIAKNSGSMDCLPLHTLQTVFGFHAFRPFQEEIINRLMAGDDSFVLMPTGGGKSLCYQIPALHRHGVAIVVSPLISLMKDQVDALRENGVAAAAYNSSLGERDSRQLLARLHAGELDLLYVAPERLMNDSFLERLREIPVALFAIDEAHCVSQWGHDFRPEYVALGRLRGIFPGIPLIALTATADHQTRNDIMERLGLADAQVYITGFDRPNIRYTVMEKRKPFQQLQEFLGTRPDEAGIVYALSRKRVEEVASKLRELGIEAAPYHAGLADRERSRVQEAFLRDDIRVVVATVAFGMGIDKPNVRFVVHYDLPKNIESYYQETGRAGRDGLPAEALLLFGYGDIPISRSLIESGTNPEQVRIELHKLSAMIGFAEAGSCRRGALLGYFGQRLEEPCGNCDLCLDPPDSFDATEEARKALSCVYRVGQRFGAGHVIDVLRGSKNERIRQLGHDRLSTYGIGAHLAAEAWGSIIRQLIHRGYLQQDLANFSVLKLTPSALPLLRGEERLVLAKPRIKVAEAKKEPRRRGTVLNMEYNEDLFQSLRALRKRLADEQNVPPYVIFSDATLAEMAALRPLDSEALLKVNGVGVQKLGRYGAAFLEVIRQD, encoded by the coding sequence ATGTCGCCCAAAATAGCTAAAAATTCAGGTTCAATGGACTGCCTGCCTTTACATACCCTGCAGACCGTCTTCGGCTTCCATGCCTTCCGCCCCTTTCAGGAGGAGATAATCAACCGCCTCATGGCTGGTGATGACTCCTTTGTCCTTATGCCCACCGGCGGCGGCAAGTCCCTCTGCTACCAGATACCGGCCCTGCACCGGCATGGGGTCGCGATCGTCGTCTCGCCTCTCATCTCGTTGATGAAGGACCAAGTTGACGCCCTGCGGGAGAATGGCGTGGCAGCAGCAGCCTACAACTCCTCCCTGGGCGAGCGCGACTCCCGGCAGTTGCTGGCCCGCCTCCACGCCGGCGAACTGGACCTCCTCTATGTAGCGCCGGAACGGCTCATGAACGACAGCTTCCTGGAGCGGCTGCGGGAGATCCCAGTTGCCCTCTTTGCCATTGACGAGGCCCACTGTGTCTCCCAGTGGGGCCATGACTTCCGTCCTGAGTATGTGGCGCTGGGGCGGCTACGGGGAATCTTCCCCGGAATACCACTGATCGCCCTAACCGCCACTGCCGACCATCAGACCCGCAACGATATCATGGAACGCCTGGGGCTCGCGGATGCGCAGGTTTACATTACCGGCTTCGACCGCCCCAACATCCGTTACACAGTGATGGAAAAACGCAAACCTTTTCAGCAACTGCAAGAGTTCCTGGGGACAAGGCCTGATGAGGCAGGGATCGTCTACGCCCTTTCCCGCAAACGGGTGGAGGAAGTGGCCAGCAAACTCAGAGAGCTTGGGATTGAAGCAGCACCCTATCACGCCGGGCTTGCAGATCGGGAGCGCAGCCGGGTCCAGGAGGCGTTCCTGAGGGATGACATCCGCGTGGTGGTGGCAACCGTCGCCTTCGGCATGGGGATTGACAAGCCCAACGTCCGCTTCGTGGTCCACTATGACCTGCCGAAAAATATCGAGAGTTACTACCAGGAAACAGGCCGAGCCGGTCGCGATGGCTTGCCGGCCGAAGCGCTGCTCCTATTCGGCTACGGAGATATCCCCATCAGCCGCTCCCTGATAGAATCAGGGACCAACCCGGAGCAGGTGCGGATAGAGCTGCACAAACTGAGCGCCATGATCGGCTTTGCCGAGGCCGGGAGCTGCCGCAGGGGAGCTCTGCTCGGCTACTTCGGCCAACGGCTTGAGGAACCCTGCGGCAACTGCGATCTCTGCCTTGACCCGCCCGACAGCTTCGATGCCACCGAAGAGGCGCGCAAAGCACTTTCCTGTGTTTACCGGGTAGGACAGCGATTCGGCGCCGGCCACGTGATCGACGTACTCCGGGGCTCAAAGAACGAGCGAATCCGACAACTGGGTCACGACCGCCTCTCCACTTACGGCATCGGTGCCCACCTCGCCGCGGAGGCATGGGGGAGCATCATTCGCCAGTTGATCCACCGAGGCTACCTGCAGCAGGATCTGGCCAACTTCTCGGTACTGAAGCTGACCCCTTCAGCCCTGCCGCTGCTGCGGGGAGAGGAGCGGCTCGTCCTGGCAAAGCCGCGGATCAAAGTGGCTGAGGCAAAGAAGGAACCGCGCCGCCGCGGGACGGTTCTCAACATGGAGTACAACGAAGACCTCTTTCAGTCGTTGCGCGCCCTGCGCAAGCGGCTGGCTGACGAACAGAATGTCCCGCCTTATGTCATTTTCAGCGACGCCACCCTGGCGGAGATGGCGGCGCTTCGCCCCCTCGACAGTGAAGCGCTGCTCAAGGTCAACGGCGTAGGGGTGCAGAAACTCGGGCGCTACGGCGCCGCCTTCCTTGAGGTCATCCGGCAGGATTGA
- the adeC gene encoding AdeC/AdeK/OprM family multidrug efflux complex outer membrane factor: MKQMRQMTTVLCFSLGAMLSLSGCTTMAPKYSQPAAPVPAVWPSGASYKAETAKPADKPVAEIPWQEFFVDSQLRKLIALALENNRDLRVAALNIERSRALYQIRRADLLPKVDASASASFQRIAEDLSASGRATTVEQYNVGLGVSSYELDLFGRVQSLKDQALEQYLSTEQAQRSVQISLVSQVAAGYLALAADRERLKIAKETLTNQLDSYKLTKSRFDAGVSSALALYQAQTIVDTARVDIARYTTLVAQDENALSLVVGSQVPPELLPSNLSETLASLKDITPGLPSDVLLSRPDILQAEGDLKGANANIGAARAAFFPKITLVSSVGFGSDELAGLFKSGSFAWKFAPQITLPIFDGGSNKANLTVAEVDQKIAVARYEKAIQSAFREVADALAQRGTIDEQLLAQQSLTDASAESFRLSQARFDKGVDSYLPVLDSQRSLYGAQQNLISVRLARLANLVTIYKVLGGGTK; encoded by the coding sequence ATGAAACAGATGCGACAGATGACAACAGTTTTATGTTTCTCCCTCGGGGCGATGCTCTCCTTGAGCGGCTGTACCACCATGGCCCCGAAATACAGCCAGCCGGCGGCACCGGTGCCGGCAGTTTGGCCCAGCGGCGCTTCATACAAGGCTGAAACTGCCAAGCCTGCTGATAAGCCGGTTGCCGAGATCCCCTGGCAGGAGTTCTTTGTTGACAGCCAGCTCCGCAAGCTGATCGCCCTGGCTCTGGAAAACAACCGTGACCTGCGGGTGGCTGCGCTCAATATTGAGCGCTCCCGCGCCCTTTACCAGATACGACGCGCCGATCTCCTGCCCAAGGTAGATGCCTCTGCCAGTGCCAGTTTCCAGAGGATTGCCGAGGATCTGTCGGCATCGGGCCGGGCCACGACCGTTGAGCAGTACAATGTCGGGCTCGGGGTGAGTTCCTACGAGCTTGATCTGTTTGGCCGGGTGCAAAGCCTCAAGGATCAGGCTCTGGAGCAGTATCTCAGTACCGAGCAGGCCCAGCGCAGTGTCCAGATCAGCCTGGTTTCCCAGGTTGCTGCCGGTTACCTAGCTTTGGCCGCCGACCGGGAGCGACTGAAAATCGCCAAAGAAACACTGACGAACCAACTGGATTCCTACAAGCTTACCAAGAGTCGCTTCGATGCTGGTGTTTCTTCAGCCCTTGCTCTGTATCAGGCCCAGACCATCGTCGATACAGCCAGGGTCGATATCGCCCGCTATACGACTCTAGTGGCTCAGGATGAAAACGCCCTGAGCCTGGTGGTCGGCTCTCAGGTGCCACCCGAACTGTTGCCGTCTAATCTTTCCGAAACGCTGGCATCGCTCAAGGATATCACCCCTGGATTGCCGTCCGATGTCCTGCTGAGCCGTCCCGACATCCTCCAGGCCGAGGGTGATCTCAAAGGGGCTAACGCCAACATCGGCGCGGCACGGGCGGCATTTTTTCCGAAGATTACCCTTGTTTCCAGCGTTGGCTTCGGCAGTGACGAATTGGCCGGGCTTTTCAAGTCAGGTTCTTTTGCCTGGAAATTCGCTCCGCAAATTACCCTGCCGATCTTTGACGGCGGCAGTAACAAGGCCAATTTGACCGTGGCCGAGGTTGATCAGAAGATCGCCGTGGCCCGCTATGAAAAGGCGATTCAGAGCGCTTTTCGTGAAGTGGCCGATGCTCTGGCCCAGCGGGGGACTATCGACGAACAGCTATTGGCGCAGCAGTCTCTGACCGATGCCTCTGCCGAGAGCTTTCGACTGTCGCAGGCACGGTTCGATAAAGGGGTGGACAGTTACCTGCCGGTACTGGATTCCCAACGCTCTCTTTACGGTGCCCAACAGAACCTTATTTCTGTGAGACTTGCCAGACTAGCAAACCTGGTGACCATCTACAAGGTACTTGGCGGCGGCACAAAGTAG